One Punica granatum isolate Tunisia-2019 chromosome 3, ASM765513v2, whole genome shotgun sequence genomic window carries:
- the LOC116199508 gene encoding probable LRR receptor-like serine/threonine-protein kinase At1g05700 produces MAIPSEAKKKIFQLFVVSATMVLMAHGQQQNPGFMSIDCGAPNDYHDDNLDIYYKTDQGFVSTGVNMQVSSQVIYQNKQQQGKNLRAFPDGTRNCYTLSPERGKRNTYLIRAAFWYGNYDGRNQTPKFDLHIDVNYWSTIYSDSYVYEEVIYVPPEDDINVCLVNTGSGTPFISVLELRLLDNSTYQMDSGALATSWRYNIGGGSYTYRHPDDEYDRIWAPQNYKEWVQIANETSFDLTTYNDAYGVPAGVLMTAAQSAKVNKQLVLFWTPSSPTEKWYMYFHFAEIQVLQETQVREFEVYIVDQLVKTIRPLYGKPMTVASFPVTSPSQINFTLSVTSRSDLPPILNAVELMYGLDLTNPMTDSDDGKYLLFLYSDDCNSCLIFLHVLPQPVDAINNIKKTYRVVQDSWQGDPCSPRNLSWNGLNCHYDSIPRIISLNLSSSNLVGKIVDSLINLTALTSLDLSHNQLTSQIPDFLGQMPNLKLLNLSGNNLSGSIPQSLKRKQTIGALQASFDRNPNLCQTDSCSTSTTTSNGKKGKSPIVLIIAACVSVLVVILLGTLTVIWRNKRRKGVSAVSVTSTGPVEGPMVLGVPRSQTIFTSSEISTITDNYRTVIGEGGFGKVYLGILYDGTKVAVKIPSKYSVQGYREFQAEAQLLMIVHHRNLVSLVGYCDEVENMALIYEFMSNGNLRQHLSEYNTNVLSWSQRLQIAVEAAQGLEYLHNGCKPPIIHRDLKTSNILLNESMQANIADFGLSKAFATDYDSHISTRPAGTPGYLDPEFHASGNLSKKSDVYSFGIILFELITGHPAIIRTSDGNIHIIHWVTPLIERGDIQSIVDPRFSGQCKTNSAWKAVEIAMSCVMASSSQRPDMIHVLSDLKECLGLEIASERNQRSGYNSYMGRSTSFEMTSVELNAAPNPR; encoded by the exons ATGGCAATTCCATCGGAAGCAAAGAAGAAGATTTTTCAGTTGTTTGTTGTTTCAGCTACCATGGTGCTCATGGCTCATGGGCAGCAACAAAACCCAG GTTTCATGAGTATCGACTGTGGGGCGCCGAATGACTACCATGATGATAATCTCGATATCTATTACAAGACAGATCAAGGATTCGTAAGCACCGGAGTGAACATGCAGGTTTCGAGTCAGGTCATCTACCAGAACAAACAACAACAAGGAAAGAACCTCAGAGCATTTCCCGACGGAACAAGGAACTGTTACACATTGTCGCCGGAGCGAGGCAAAAGAAACACATACTTGATCAGAGCTGCCTTCTGGTATGGGAATTACGATGGAAGGAATCAAACTCCAAAGTTCGATCTGCACATCGATGTGAACTACTGGAGCACAATCTATTCAGACTCTTACGTTTATGAAGAGGTTATCTATGTCCCTCCGGAGGATGATATAAATGTGTGCCTTGTAAACACCGGCTCAGGAACTCCTTTCATTTCGGTTTTGGAATTGCGGCTCCTGGATAATTCTACGTACCAGATGGATTCTGGAGCACTAGCAACCTCATGGCGTTACAACATCGGAGGAGGTTCATATACATACAG GCATCCCGATGATGAGTACGACCGAATCTGGGCACCCCAAAATTACAAGGAGTGGGTGCAGATTGCCAACGAAACTTCGTTTGACTTGACAACTTATAATGATGCTTATGGAGTTCCTGCTGGAGTCCTGATGACCGCAGCCCAGTCTGCGAAAGTGAACAAACAATTAGTTTTGTTCTGGACCCCATCGAGCCCGACTGAGAAGTGGTACATGTACTTCCACTTTGCAGAAATTCAAGTTCTCCAGGAAACCCAAGTGAGGGAATTTGAGGTGTACATCGTAGACCAACTCGTCAAAACCATCAGACCTCTGTATGGAAAGCCAATGACTGTGGCTTCGTTCCCCGTCACGAGCCCATCCCAAATAAACTTCACTCTCAGCGTGACTTCTCGGTCTGACCTCCCACCAATCCTTAACGCAGTTGAGCTTATGTATGGCCTCGATCTTACAAATCCCATGACCGACTCAGACGATGGTAAATACTTGCTCTTTTTGTACTCGGATGATTGCAATAGCTG TTTGATATTTTTGCACGTTCTTCCACAACCAGTCGATGCTATCAACAACATCAAGAAGACATACAGGGTAGTCCAAGATAGTTGGCAAGGCGACCCTTGCAGCCCAAGAAATCTCTCATGGAACGGGCTAAATTGCCATTACGACAGTATTCCAAGAATCATCTCCCT GAACCTGAGTTCTAGCAATTTAGTAGGGAAAATTGTTGACTCTCTCATTAATCTAACTGCACTGACTTCATT GGATTTATCTCATAACCAACTAACCAGCCAAATTCCGGACTTTCTAGGCCAAATGCCAAATTTGAAACTTCT AAATTTGAGTGGGAACAATCTTTCCGGTTCAATTCCTCAATCCCTGAAGAGAAAGCAGACAATTGGAGCACTGCAAGCAAG CTTCGATAGGAACCCGAACCTGTGTCAGACAGACTCATGTTCAACCAGCACAACAAcatcaaatggaaaaaaggGCAAGAGTCCGATTGTTCTGATCATTGCAGCATGTGTTTCGGTTCTTGTCGTGATTCTGTTGGGCACACTAACTGTCATTTGGAGAaataagagaagaaaaggag TGTCCGCTGTCAGTGTGACTTCAACAGGCCCTGTCGAGGGACCAATGGTGCTAGGGGTGCCAAGGAGTCAAACCATATTTACATCCTCAGAGATTTCAACAATCACAGACAACTACAGAACTGTCATTGGAGAAGGAGGGTTCGGAAAAGTTTACCTCGGCATTCTGTATGATGGTACTAAGGTTGCTGTCAAGATTCCCTCCAAGTACTCCGTACAGGGCTACAGGGAATTCCAAGCTGAG GCCCAACTGCTGATGATCGTCCATCACCGAAACCTGGTTTCTCTTGTCGGTTATTGCGATGAGGTTGAAAACATGGCTCTCATTTACGAGTTCATGAGCAATGGGAATTTGAGACAACATTTATCAG AATACAATACAAATGTCTTGAGTTGGAGTCAGAGACTACAAATTGCTGTCGAAGCTGCACAAG GCTTGGAATATCTGCATAATGGTTGCAAGCCTCCTATCATCCACAGGGACTTGAAGACATCAAACATCTTGCTGAACGAAAGCATGCAAGCTAATATAGCTGATTTTGGGCTATCAAAAGCTTTTGCGACAGACTACGACTCCCATATATCGACTCGTCCTGCGGGCACACCTGGTTATCTTGATCCCGA GTTCCATGCCTCTGGCAACTTGAGCAAGAAGAGCGACGTTTACAGTTTCGGGATCATCCTGTTTGAGCTGATCACCGGTCACCCTGCTATAATAAGAACCTCAGACGGAAACATCCACATCATTCACTGGGTAACTCCTCTTATTGAAAGGGGTGACATACAGAGCATAGTCGACCCGAGGTTCAGTGGCCAATGCAAAACCAACTCTGCTTGGAAGGCAGTGGAAATAGCCATGTCATGCGTCATGGCATCCTCGAGTCAGAGGCCCGATATGATCCATGTATTATCAGATCTGAAGGAGTGCTTGGGCCTGGAAATCGCTTCCGAGAGAAACCAGAGGTCGGGATACAACAGTTACATGGGGAGAAGCACTTCTTTTGAAATGACCTCTGTTGAGCTCAATGCTGCTCCGAACCCACGCTAA